TTACTTTCCAGTCTTTATGCAACCATGCAACGGCTTCTTTATTGTAAAACCGAGGCCACATACTGTGCCATCCAAAACTCATGCCGCGTAACATAACATCCTGTCCATTCTGATCGGTCAGTTGCGTGCCCATTACTTTGAGCGCACCATGAGACTTCACAAATTGCCCCTGAGCCAAAAATGTACAAAGCAGGAAATATACTGCCCATTGTATTTTCATCTTCATGATAAATCTGGTTTGGTTATTATTTTCCTTTTGACTTTGGCGTTAATCGCAATGTAACAGTATCGTGGCCAGGAATTTGGGCAATGAGGTTCTTTTGGGTAGTCCCACCTGTTTTTCCACCCCATAAGTCTTTAATCATATAAACATCCCCCTTAAAATCGGCCGTTAGCTTATTAATTGGATCGGTAATAGTATGCGCTTTCCAGTCAAAATTTAATGATTGCGTCTTTTCATTCCGGTTCAGGAAGGTCACGGCCCAACTGCCATCCGTTAATGGTTTTACCCATATTTCAATGCTCCCTTCCGTAGCATATTTAAAACCCTGGATTCCTAATTTATCCTGATTTACGGAGATAATATCTTTATTTGTGAGTATTCCCAACGTTTCTTTGGTCATCACACGCAAATCATTTCCTGTAATCAATGGCGATGCCATAAGTGCCCACATCGTAAAATGTGACTTATCCTCTGCATAGGTCATCCCATTCCCGACTTCAAGCATGTCAAAATCGTTCCAATGGTCAGGCCCGGAAAATTGCCGGATATCTTTACGCATTTCAATAATTTTCATGAATCCCCACGACGACCAGTTTTCAGGATGCTTGTATTCACAGTCAAAGCAAGGGTAAATATCTCCTGAAATACGCCAGGAGTTCCCTATAGGTGATGCCCAATTCCAGGGCTGGTTGTCGCCCCACTCACAAATATTAAATAATATTGGCCTGCCAGCCACTTTCAAGGCATTACTCATTGTCGTAAAAGCTTCTTTTGCATTAATCCCTTCCGTGTTGCACCAGTCAAATTTCAGAAAATCAATACCAAACGATGCATAAAGGCGCGCATCCTGATATTCATAACCCCGTGTTCCGGGATATCCCGCACAGGTTTTTGTCCCGGCACAATTGTAAAGACCAAATTTCAATCCTTTACCATGTACATAGTCCACGAGGGCTTTCATACCGTTTGGGAATTTCTCCGGATCTGGAACCAGGTTACCATCCCCATCTCTTTCACGTGTCATCCAGCCATCATCCAATACGATGTAGTTGTAACCTGCTGCGACCATACCGGAAGAAACCATAATATCAGCAGTTTGCTTTACTAATTGTTCATCTATTTTGGTTTCGAAGGTATTCCATGAATTCCATCCCATAGACGGTGTCATCGCCAGTCCTTCATATTTTCCCGATTCCGATTTATGGGTATTTCCCTGACCCATCACAGCCACTGAAACACAAATGCCTAACAGGGCTAAAAAATATTTTCCGGTCATATCGTGTATTTTAAATTAAGATTAAAAAAACATTCCCCGACGAATCAGGGAATGCTACAAAAAACGAACTCTAACAAATTTATTCTAATGTGAAACCGATATCGTCAATGAATATTGTATTTCCTCCAGGTACTCCCCATTCCTGGAAAACAATCTGGTTCACTGCTGTAAGATTATTTACCTGAAAAGCAGAGAAAGGAATGAAAAATGTTTTCCACTGGGTAGTAAAACTGATAATATTAAGCTGTTCTGAAGGATTAAAATTACCATTCAGTATCATTTGCACACGCCCTTCAGAGCTTCCCTTTAATGCAATACGGATTCCACTATAACCCGCTGTAATAGCATTATTGATATCAAACTGCAAACCGGAATAGCTCGGGAATGCATATTTAATAGATTTTACACCCTGAGTGGCATCACTATTTTCAAAATCAATTGGCAATCCTGCCCAAGCACTAACATTAGTCACTAAAGGTGAAAGTGCATCATCAAAAAGTGCTGTACCTATAGCCTGTTTGGAGGTACTGCTTCCCGAAATTGTAGTTACGGTTACATACTTATGGTTGGAGCCTGGAGGTACTGTTACTTCTATTTGGGTTAATGTATTTGAAATCACTGTGGCTGGTGTAGTCCCAATGGTAACCTCAGGATCTAAAAAGAAAGAACCGTAAATAGTAATCACTTCCCCGTCATTCGCATTAATCGGATTAAAGCTATCCACTCTTGGTGCCGGTGGAGCCACTACAAAACCATATACCGCAGTACCATATTTTGTCACGATACGCAATTCATTCGGAACATCTGCATAAGGAGTGTCCCGGTCAATCGTTACGAAAATAACATTATCAGTAACCAATGTTGGATTGAAATAAGTATCCGTATCATTAAAATAGATCTTTTGCAGCGCACTGAAACCAGTACCCCTGATAATATAGGTATTATCCGCAAAACCAGTCGTTACCAGAGAATCCTGTACCGCTTCACTTACACTGATAATAGTCGGTGGATTGGTATTTATGCCGCCCTGGTCATCATCGGCACAGGAAGCAAAAAATACAGCGAATATCCCTACGGCCACGATAGCCCATAATTGTATGAATTTAATTTTTTTCATGATAACTGCTTTATTAATTAAAAGAATAAGGAACCGGATCCTGTCCCAATAACGGATTTTTCACAAGTTCCGTTGCTGGATAAGGCAATCTTAGGAAATCTCCTGTTGGTACCGGGATAAATTCCGGAGTAAGGACATTACCACGGTTTTGTGCCGCAATAATTGCCGCTGCCTGAGAACGTGGTATACGGCCCAGGTCATACCAATAATCTCCTTCAAAAGCCAGTTCAATTCTTCTTTCATGAAACAATTCGTTGAATGTAAAAGAGGTAACCGGCAAAAGTCCAGCTCTGGTACGCACCTTATTATAGGATTCCAATGCCTGTGCGTTTGAAGTAGAAGAAGCTCCGGCCAATATTGCTTCTGCATGAATCAGCAATACTTCTGCATAACGCATTAGGTAGGTGTTATTCGACATCATTCCCCAGGCATCTGCTGTTCCGGCAATGGCACTATTTTTCCCTACTACATATTTTTTAATCCCGGATCCTGATCCCTGAGCATCAATCGTCGCAGGAACAGTAAAACCGGAACCGATACTGGAAGTAATATTAGGATATTGATCTCCGGGTAGCATCACTGTTTCTTTTCTTCTGCGATCCCCGGCTTCAAAAGAAGCCAGTAAATCCTGGGAAGGAGCAAAAACACCACCGTACGTTGCCATATTAATATCAGCAGAATAGGCAAACTGCGTATTGCAGTTGCTTGCTGTACCATATTGCCCTGAATTAATCCATTGCAACGCAATAATAGACTCTTCATTATTATTATTGGTCGTTAAAAACAGGTCCCCAAATGTTTTCGTCGGCATTTCTGTACCTCCAAAAAGTTTAAACTCTCCACTATTAATTACAGCCTCAGCCATTAATCTCGCATTGGCATAATCACCATCATAAAGATAGACTTTGGACAAGACTGCACGGGCAGAACCTTTGGACACATGTCCGTTATCTGAATAATTTACACCTCTTATTTTCTCCGGAAGGTTCTCTATAGCATACAAAAGATCTCTTTTTACAAACTCATAAATATCTTCTTTACGGTTTGTTGGAATCTGAGGATTCTCTACAAAGTCAAGGTTATTTTCAATAATTGGCACCGGACCCCACAAACGTACAATATAGAAATAGGACAAGGCACGCATAAAACGGGCTTCCCCTAAGGCATTATTCAAAACCACAGGATCTACCGCTGATCCGGCTCTGGAAGGCAATGAGTTGATCAAACTGTTCGACTGCGCCACCGTAGCCCAAAGTGACCTCCAGGCATTGGCCATTTCAGGATCAGAACTTGAAATCATTAAAGTACGTAAACTGTTTACGTCGCTGGAACCCGTATAGCTGTTTCCGGAACCTACTTCCCCGATCGCAAAAAAGGCTTTATTGTGAAAGTTAAACCACGTTTTGCTATACAATGCATTCGTACTGGCTTTCACCTGCTCATTCGTATTGTAAAAATTATCCAGGGTAACACCATCTTCCGGAGCCCTGTTCAGGAACTCCTCACTGCAGGATGTTATCGCCAGTCCACATACTGCCAAATAAACAATCCCTATATTCTTTATATATTTTTTCATTGTAGCTCTTAATTAAAATTCAACATTTAATCCCATTGTAATTGTTCTTGCAGACGG
The Flavobacterium kingsejongi genome window above contains:
- a CDS encoding RagB/SusD family nutrient uptake outer membrane protein — encoded protein: MKKYIKNIGIVYLAVCGLAITSCSEEFLNRAPEDGVTLDNFYNTNEQVKASTNALYSKTWFNFHNKAFFAIGEVGSGNSYTGSSDVNSLRTLMISSSDPEMANAWRSLWATVAQSNSLINSLPSRAGSAVDPVVLNNALGEARFMRALSYFYIVRLWGPVPIIENNLDFVENPQIPTNRKEDIYEFVKRDLLYAIENLPEKIRGVNYSDNGHVSKGSARAVLSKVYLYDGDYANARLMAEAVINSGEFKLFGGTEMPTKTFGDLFLTTNNNNEESIIALQWINSGQYGTASNCNTQFAYSADINMATYGGVFAPSQDLLASFEAGDRRRKETVMLPGDQYPNITSSIGSGFTVPATIDAQGSGSGIKKYVVGKNSAIAGTADAWGMMSNNTYLMRYAEVLLIHAEAILAGASSTSNAQALESYNKVRTRAGLLPVTSFTFNELFHERRIELAFEGDYWYDLGRIPRSQAAAIIAAQNRGNVLTPEFIPVPTGDFLRLPYPATELVKNPLLGQDPVPYSFN
- a CDS encoding IPT/TIG domain-containing protein, giving the protein MKKIKFIQLWAIVAVGIFAVFFASCADDDQGGINTNPPTIISVSEAVQDSLVTTGFADNTYIIRGTGFSALQKIYFNDTDTYFNPTLVTDNVIFVTIDRDTPYADVPNELRIVTKYGTAVYGFVVAPPAPRVDSFNPINANDGEVITIYGSFFLDPEVTIGTTPATVISNTLTQIEVTVPPGSNHKYVTVTTISGSSTSKQAIGTALFDDALSPLVTNVSAWAGLPIDFENSDATQGVKSIKYAFPSYSGLQFDINNAITAGYSGIRIALKGSSEGRVQMILNGNFNPSEQLNIISFTTQWKTFFIPFSAFQVNNLTAVNQIVFQEWGVPGGNTIFIDDIGFTLE
- a CDS encoding glycoside hydrolase family 27 protein, translated to MTGKYFLALLGICVSVAVMGQGNTHKSESGKYEGLAMTPSMGWNSWNTFETKIDEQLVKQTADIMVSSGMVAAGYNYIVLDDGWMTRERDGDGNLVPDPEKFPNGMKALVDYVHGKGLKFGLYNCAGTKTCAGYPGTRGYEYQDARLYASFGIDFLKFDWCNTEGINAKEAFTTMSNALKVAGRPILFNICEWGDNQPWNWASPIGNSWRISGDIYPCFDCEYKHPENWSSWGFMKIIEMRKDIRQFSGPDHWNDFDMLEVGNGMTYAEDKSHFTMWALMASPLITGNDLRVMTKETLGILTNKDIISVNQDKLGIQGFKYATEGSIEIWVKPLTDGSWAVTFLNRNEKTQSLNFDWKAHTITDPINKLTADFKGDVYMIKDLWGGKTGGTTQKNLIAQIPGHDTVTLRLTPKSKGK